The genomic region CGTCCGGTGGCGGAGGCTGAAGTGTGGATTCAACCCGCGTCCTTCCAGGGCCTGATCAAGGCGCGTACCGACGCCCAGGGCTATTACAAGTCCCCTGAGCTCAATCTCGCCGTTGCCCCCTTTGAGGCTCAGGCCTACAAGCTCCTGGACTACCACGGTGAAAGGACCTGCGTGCGGATGGGCGGTGAAACCCTGGCTGACTTTGACGTCTTCAATCCCCGCGACGGCGCCGTGCGCAACTTCCGGTGGAAGATGACCGGGCCGGCCGAGGGCGGCTACGACAACCTCACCTGGGGCGGTGACCTCCGGTTCTACCAGGATCCTTCAACGGCGGACGCCGACGTGGTCCGCGACGACGAGACCATTGAGGTGACGCTGGTGCCGAACGGACCGTTGGTTGATGGCAGTGTCGGCCAGCGCCTGACGCGCATCGTCCAGGCGGGCCAGGGGGTCAGGGACGTCCCGGCCGGGCGTTATGACATCTCCGCGGCGGTCGTGAATGACGACGGGACAAAGACACCACTGAACATCAAAGCCGACAATGACGTGCAGAAGGTGCCGTTCGATACCACAATCACGATCCTGTTCGATGGCCTGTCCAGCTGCGGGCATTACGCCACGTACCACGCCACCCCCCTTGCCCTTTCCAGGTGACGCCGCACCCGGACTGCTTCTCCGGCTCAAGAAGCCCCGCATCAACCCGGGCGCTTCTCCAGCACGAACCAGACCTACATGGGCGCGGCCCGCCTGCCACAGTTGCCAAGAGTCAGCCACCGTTCATCCTGAATTCATTCTCCGTTTTGCATGGTGCGCGTCAGGGGCAGGCACCACGGCCACGACAGGCTGTCAACCCTGGTCCTGGAGGACGTATGAAGACAATCCAACGCGCAGTGGGCCTGAACGCCGCACTGATCCTGTCCACGATGCTTTCCCCCACAGGCGCAGCCAACCCGGCACCCAAACCTGCCACACCCGTCGTTCAGGGCACCACGCAGCTGGCAGGCGGGCAGGGAACCCTGGGCAAGACGGTTACCCTGGGCAAGGGCCGCGCGGCAATCAACTTCACGCTCAACAGCGCTGAATTCACGCTGGCCAGAGTGACTGTAGGCACGAATGTCTACGTGCCGAAGGCCGACGAGAAGCTGCTGATTCTGCGCTACACGCTGCAAAACCCTCAGAAGGAATCGAAGGACGTGTCCTGGAACACCCTGAAATTCACCGCCGTGGATGCCCAGGACACCAACCATGAGCATGACAATTACGTCGGGCGGGACGGCACGTCCGAACAGCTCGACATGACCCTCAAGCCGGCCCAGAAAATCAATGTGTACGCGGTGATGGCCGTGCCCGCGGCGGGTCCGATCCCGAAACTCATCGTGAGCGCCGGAGACGAGTTCCCGGTGCAGCGGTATGACCTGCGCGGAAAGGTCAAAGGCCTGGCGGCCGCGCTCGCCGACCCGAAGGACCCTTCTTTCGCCACGGCCCGCGAGGTCCAAACGGTCGCGAACAGCACCTACGCTCCACTCGGAAAATTCGACATGAAGCTGGACGCGGCGGCGCTGTCACCGGCAGCGATCAACGGCCAGACTCCTCCCAGTGGGCAGCGGTACCTGGTGGCGACCCTCGGCCTCCGGAACGGCACCGCGAAAACGGCGGAGGCAGCCGAATGGACATTCAACACCTTCAAGTTCCAGCTGCGGAACGCCGACGGGGAGGTGCAGGTCTACGACGATTACCTGTTGAAAGTCGCCCGGGACGAAACAGCCAACGGCACCCTCAAACCGGGGGAAGAAGCGCGGTTCCGGGTGTATTTCCTGCTGCCGGACAACGTGGCGGGCTCCACACTCAGCGTCAGTGAAGGCGAGTCTCGGACGATTGCTTTCAGCGTCAGCGCCGCCCGCTGAGATGCAAAGGAGGCGCTCTTCTGGAGCGGTGCGCCTCCACTGCAGGCGCTGACCGATCCAGCACCTCGCCTGCCAGGCCGGTACCGTACGCGCTGCTGTGCCCACAGCACTTCTCGATCACTGGAGACACCTCCCTGATGAAACACCTTCTTCTGTTGGCGCCCCTCTTGAGCGGGGTCACGTCCGCGCAGGGCGCGGCCCCTCCACCCATCACGATGGTCGGTGACGTCTCTCTGTCCCGGTCGGAACTCACCATCCCCGGCATGGCGCCGCAAGTGACGGTAAGCGCCGCGGCCTCGTTTTTCAAAGGGTCCACGGCCCTGACGGCCTCACTCTCACAGGATGTGTGCAGCGTCGTCAAAGACGAGGACGGTCTCCCACAGGCCCCGGCGGCGGCATCCGGCACACCGGTTCCCCTGGATGCGGGAACTCCTCTGGCGCTGCGAACGGCCCAGGCGCCTTATGCTCAGCTTGTCCGGTCCGGGCCGCCGCAGTACACCTACCGCTCCGCGGTCCCGGCCCTGCCGGCGCCTCCAGCCGGACTCGTACTGAATATCCCGGGCGCGGCGGGCGGCTTTCCCGCGTTCAGCGGTGTTGCCGTGCCTGTCTCGGACCCGCTGCGCCTCACGGCTCCCGCCGCGGGGGAGAGCTTTACGTTGAAGACGGCGTTCACCTGGTCGAATCCCACCAAGGACCCGAACGCCACCGTCCTGCTGACTGGGATGGCGGACGATTCGGAGGTTATGTTCTCCTGCGTGGTCAAAGATGACGGGACATTCACGCTGCCAGCCGCAACGGCCGCGGAGTTGAGTGCCCTGGGGTTCGGGTCGGGCATCCTGACTGGCGTGGGCCGGACCGTCAGCCGCACGGTCCGTTCCGGCAGTGCAGTGCTGACGGTCAGAACCTTCGTCATGGCCATGGGCGAACCGTAACCCAGGCACTGCAGTGAAAGTGCACCGGAGCTGCGCCGCCGCACACGCGGCGGCGCAGCCTGTCGTCTCTGGCGCTGAGGCGCCGAGCCGAGAAGGCCGGTGTCCCGCCGCTCTTCTCGGCCTGTGTGTCCAGGGCGCTTCGGGTGCTGGGCAGCGTGGTCTCTCCCTCCAGGTGCGGCCTGCGCCGATCTCCAGCCCGTTACACTTTGAAGGTGTCTCCCACACGCTCCTGGCATGCCGAGGTGCTCGGCGTCCCCCGGCTCTTCGGCGAGTCGGCCGGCGGCGCGCTGCTTGACCGGAAGACCAGCGCCCTGATCGCCTACCTGGCGCTTGAGGGCCCGACCAGCCGCGCCCAGCTCGCTGCCCTGCTGTGGCCGGAGTCAGCGGAGGCCATCGCCCGGAACAACCTTGCGCAGGCGCTGCGCAAACTCCGCCTGGCGAGGCAGCCGGGCCTGGTGATGGGCCGCCACACGCTGCAGCTGGCCGAGGGGGTGCGGGTCGATGCGCGCGGAGTCCGGGAGATGTACGAGCAGGGCCGGCTCGAGGCCTTCGTCACGGGGTACGGCGCATTGCTCGCCCCGTTTGACTTTGACGACTGCGCGGAGTTCGAAGACTGGCTGATCGCCGAGCGTGAGCGCTGGCAGGCCTGGCAGCGAGCCGCGTTGCGCTCCCTTGCCCTGGACGCGGACGGGACAGGGGACCCCGGCGGTGCGCTCGAGTGGGCCCGGCAGCTGCTGGCGGCGGACGCGGCGTCCGAGGAGGCGTACGTTCTCGTGGCCCGGTTCCAGTTCGCCGTGGGGGACCGCACGGCAGCCCTCGGCACCCTGCGGGCCTGTGAGGCGATGCTCGAGCGCGAGTTCGGGGTGAACCCCAACGCGCAGACCCGGGCGCTGGCGCGCCTGATCCGTGAGGGCAGCGGTGAGGCGCCGCGACCGCCCACGGCGCAGCGCGCCATTCCCCTCACGGTCCTGCGGCCACCCATTCTGGTGGGACGCGAGCGGGAATGGGCGCTCATGGAGCAGGCCTGGGCGAACGGCCAGGGCGTGTGCCTGGTGGGTGAGGCGGGCGTCGGCAAGTCACGCCTGGTTCAGGAGTTCGCCCGCGCGCACGGCGGCGACTTCTACCTCGACTGCCGTCCGGGCGACGAGAAGGTGCTGTATGGCCTGACG from Deinococcus aerolatus harbors:
- a CDS encoding carboxypeptidase regulatory-like domain-containing protein, whose amino-acid sequence is MWIQPASFQGLIKARTDAQGYYKSPELNLAVAPFEAQAYKLLDYHGERTCVRMGGETLADFDVFNPRDGAVRNFRWKMTGPAEGGYDNLTWGGDLRFYQDPSTADADVVRDDETIEVTLVPNGPLVDGSVGQRLTRIVQAGQGVRDVPAGRYDISAAVVNDDGTKTPLNIKADNDVQKVPFDTTITILFDGLSSCGHYATYHATPLALSR
- a CDS encoding DUF4352 domain-containing protein, whose translation is MKTIQRAVGLNAALILSTMLSPTGAANPAPKPATPVVQGTTQLAGGQGTLGKTVTLGKGRAAINFTLNSAEFTLARVTVGTNVYVPKADEKLLILRYTLQNPQKESKDVSWNTLKFTAVDAQDTNHEHDNYVGRDGTSEQLDMTLKPAQKINVYAVMAVPAAGPIPKLIVSAGDEFPVQRYDLRGKVKGLAAALADPKDPSFATAREVQTVANSTYAPLGKFDMKLDAAALSPAAINGQTPPSGQRYLVATLGLRNGTAKTAEAAEWTFNTFKFQLRNADGEVQVYDDYLLKVARDETANGTLKPGEEARFRVYFLLPDNVAGSTLSVSEGESRTIAFSVSAAR